The genomic stretch GCCCCGACCGGGCGGCGTCCGCCGCCATGGTGGTGCTCCCGGTCGTGGAGGGCCTGCTGGGCGCGGATCCCGACGCGGCGGCAGGCCGCATCACCCTCGCCCCGCAGCTTCCCGCGAGCTGGGCCCGGCTCGAGGTACGGGGCGTGCGCTGCGGCGACAGCGTCTACGACCTGCGGTTCCGACGTGGCGGCGCGGCGCTCGTCGTCGAGACGCGCCGGACGCTGGGCCCGGGGCTCGCGATCACCCTGGCCCCGTACCTGGAGGGACTGCCCAGGGCAGTGGAGGTCGATGGCCGGGGGGTCGCGCCGGAGGTGACGGGGTGGGGCGCGGGCCTCCGGTGCTCGGTCAGCCTCCCGGCCGCGGACCAGCACGAAGTCCGGTTCAGTCTGTAGTGAGCGGAGGGCGGATGTCGGTGGGCAGGACAGCTCCTCGACGGCGAGTGGCGAATGGTCGGCAGACTCGAATGGTGAGGGGCCAGTCCAGTCGTCAGTACCGACATCTGGTCTGGCCCCTCACCACTTCCATCTGGTGACCACTGCCCCCTTGCCGTCTGGCAACTGCCCTGATCACGACCTCCTGACCATCTGCCTCACGGTGGCGATCGTCCGGTCCACATCGTCCATGAGCGTGTACACGTGGCAGCACTGGCGCACGCCCAGCGGATCGCCCATCGAGCGGCAGCGGATCTTCGCCCGCTCCCACAGTCCGTCCATCAGGTCGCCCGCCGCGTAGCCGGCCAGGCTCCACACCGTGGTTCCGCTCACCAGCTCGGGATGGACGGGCGAGTGGATGGTGACCTGCGGTATCTGCTGCAGCCCCGCGCGCAGCCGGTTGGCGAGCGCCATGATCCGCGCTTCGACCCGCGCCGGCCCGATCCGGTTGTGGAACTCGATCGCCGCCGCGTAGCCCTTGAGCAGGGAGCGGTTCCCGGTGCCGATCTGCATCAGGCGGTAGGCTCCCGCCTTGTAGTCGTCCCAGGTCGCCGACGCCAGCGTCGCCCACACGCCGGGCAGCTTGTCCGCGGTGACGTAGAGGAACCCGCTGCCCGCCGGCGCCAGCAGCCACTTGTGCGGCGACGAGTAGTACGCGTCGCACCCGAGCTTCTTGACGTCGAGCTGGAAGTGGCCGGAGCACTGCGCCCCGTCGATGACGGTGAAGATCCCGCGCTGCCGGGCGATGGCGCACATCTGCTCGACCGGGAAGCGGATCGCCTGGCCGCTGGTGAGGTGCGGGATGCTCCACACCCGGGTCTGGGGGGTGGTCGCGCTCACGTACAGGTCGATGAGCTGCTGCGGGTTCTCGGGCGGCACCGGCACCGTCACCTGCTTGACGTAGATCCCGTAGCGCTTCGACTTCAGCTCCCAGCCCATGCGGCCGCCGGGATGCTCGAGGTTGGTGAGGATGATCTC from Gemmatimonadales bacterium encodes the following:
- a CDS encoding aminotransferase class V-fold PLP-dependent enzyme; protein product: MLDRRSFLGSFASVAVLARAGRRTRAVPAPDAKPAWPPPVFQDDETYWRTLRREFLIPADEAFFNTGTLGSMPKVVVQAVADDLNLVAGTVAHWNYKAGTPDYISGYNPETDLRTALATLIGASPDEVAITQNATLGMNYVANGLPLEPGHEIILTNLEHPGGRMGWELKSKRYGIYVKQVTVPVPPENPQQLIDLYVSATTPQTRVWSIPHLTSGQAIRFPVEQMCAIARQRGIFTVIDGAQCSGHFQLDVKKLGCDAYYSSPHKWLLAPAGSGFLYVTADKLPGVWATLASATWDDYKAGAYRLMQIGTGNRSLLKGYAAAIEFHNRIGPARVEARIMALANRLRAGLQQIPQVTIHSPVHPELVSGTTVWSLAGYAAGDLMDGLWERAKIRCRSMGDPLGVRQCCHVYTLMDDVDRTIATVRQMVRRS